The DNA region CATGTTTTACACTTCATATATTCAGTTTATTTCACGTCACCATACCTTAATGAAGATGTTAAGAACTAAATGTTCCCTATGAAAATCCATATTTACCATTCCTCTTGGAAAGTCACATCGGCCAACTGTTCTGGTTCTAGCATATCCCTCTCCCCACAGTTTAGGGGGATGAGCCCTGCCTCAGTATCAGCAATGAAGTCCACGTCCACTTCAGTCACTAGAAATGTTGGCTGGGTCAGAGAAGCCTGATTCCTGGATCTCTCATCAGTGCTGGGGTTCCTGCCTGTGCAGTGATGGCCATAACGTCAACAGCCCAGGGAGGTACAGGAATCCACAAACGTTTAGATTATTTACTGTGACAGTGCATTGGCCACAGGAGACTCAGATGTCTGAAGGTCCTGAGAATTTCTGTACACTTTCATGCCATACAGCCAAAATCGCATGGACATTTACAGATGCCACTGTTAGAACAGACACACATCCTCTCACTAGCCACAGTCATCCCCACTCCATTATCTCAGTGTTTCTGTACCAACTATGATTCCTACCTTGCTCTAAAGGGCTAAAGCCTTCCAGTCAATGATAGTTGCCTATGGGATTCTGGACATCAGGGACTGGCTCCTGTATAGGTCCAGGAGACAGAAATCCCTCAAAAGTGCTGGGGAATATGGGACATTCCCTAGGAACAAAGGACCCAATTCATGTTGCTTCCACAAGCACGGGAGATTTCCACACCAACTGTGCCCTCCTCAGAATGAACTCTGGGCTCACAGGAAATCCTGACTTCTAGGCCACAGGATTAGGTGCACAAAGCTCTTCAGACTTTTCTAGCAAGCCTTGGGCAACAATGCAAACTAGGCCAGACTAGACTGAGAGCTGTTCTCTACCACCCTGCTGTCCCTTCTGAGGCACATAAAGTTGGTGCCAACAAAAGGTGTTCCTCCCTTCATGTCGGCAAAACCCAATTTTTTCTCAATCCATTAGACACAGTGAACTGACCTCCCGTGAGTAAAGACTGCCACAGCAGGCCTTTATCACTGCACAAACTAGAGTAGCATGGGGCAGGGATTTCCAAAGTTGGGTGACTTGGGAGCAAGATAAATAAGTCACAGCTATCATGTGACAGTCAACATTgtccaggaagaagagaaatcttGTCTGGAAATCCCCAGGAGACTCCAGTTCAGATCCTTTCGGCCAGAGCTAGATCATGGTCACTCAGTACCCAGTCATGGAGGTGGAAATAAGGACCTTCAGTGTGCTCAGAACATTCACGATCCCCTCGAGGGATCAGGAGAGACAGCACAGGGGTCCACCTTTCCTGAGCATATTGGAGTAACTGACAGACACTGTGGGAACTTAACAGCAATGAGATGGCTTCCACCACAGGCACTGGCAGTGATATAACTGTCAAGAGCCCTGGACAGTTGAGGAAGTGCAATGCACCTCATGAGAGCTTCTCACCTACGTGGTACTTGTCGGGAATCTCCCCGGGGTGGATGTACGATTGTACAAGGTTGACCTGCTGGCTCCCTCACAAAGGGCACTCACAGAGCTCTTCTCTGGTGTGAGTCCTCATACCTTGAACAAGGATACAGCACATTTTCTGCATTCATAAGGCCTTTCTCTAGTGTGAACTTTCTGGCTGCTAAACAAGTGTAACAGATGCAGCTAAAGGGCCATCAAAGCTGTTGCATTCATGAGGCCCTTCGCCCGTGTGAACTTTCTGGTGCCGAACAAGATGGGAGCTTCTGCTataggctttcccacattcactgcacacgtaaggcttctctccagtgtgaaccCTCTGGTGAAGGATGAGGCTAGAATTGCGGCTAaagaatttcccacattcactgcactcataaggcctcgCTCCAGTGTGAACTTTCTTGTGCTGAACAAGGTGGGAGCTACTAATGtaggcttttccacattcactaCACACATAAGGCCTTGCTCCACTGTGAACCCTCTGGTGTAGAATGAGGCTGGAGTTGTGGCTAAAacatttcccacattcactgcactcataaggcttcgctccagtgtgaattctctgatgcacAATGAGGTTGGAGCTATGGCTAAAGAATTTTCCACATTCGCcacactcataaggcctttctccggTGTGGATTTTCCGGTGCTGTACAAGCGTGTCTTTACGGCTGAAGGCCTTTCCACACTcgctgcactcataaggccttgcTCCAGTGTGAATTATCTGGTGCTGAACAAGTGTGTCTTTGCAGCCAAAAGCCTTCCCACATTTGCCACACACATAAGACCTTGCTCCTGTGTGGACTCTCCTATGTTTAATGAGGCTGGAGTTATGGCTAAAGAATTTTCCACATTCTATGCACTCGTAAGGCCTTGCCCCAGTGTGAATTCTCCAGTGCTCAATAAGGTGAGAGCTTTGGCTAaagaatttcccacattcactgcactcataaggcctttctccagtatGAAATCTCTGGTGCTGAACAAGTGTGTCTTTACGGctaaaggcttttccacattcactgcacttaTAAGGCCTTTCTCCGGTGTGAATTCTCTGGTGCTGAACAAGGTGGGAGCTTCTGCTGTAGGCTTTTCCACATTCGCTGCAGTCATAAGAcctttctccagtgtggactCTCTGGTGCTGTACAAGCGTGTCTTTGCggctgaaggccttcccacattcactgcatgtatattgtctttttccattgtgaaatttctggtgggtttttaggTGAGACAGGTGAATGAAGGCCTTTCCACATTCCCTACACACATGTGATGTTTCTACACCATGAATTTTTGTGTGATGAATAAGAACTGATTTCTCCTTGGACAGATTTCCACATGGTAGGCACCTAAAAGCTCGCAATTCAGCCTGAGTTATCTGGTTGTCAAGGAGAGTGAAGGTGTTCAGGAAGGCTTTTCCATTGTCACTGCAATTGAGAAGCATCAGTTCATCATGGTCTCCCTGGTGTCGCCCGAGTCTGGAGCTTTGTGGAAAAGGCTCCATGAACTCAGCCCTTCTGCATGGACTCATTCCATTGTAAGTGCTTTGGTACTGCAACAGGCCAGAGCTATCTGGCAagtccatcccttcctccctgcaAGTAAAAGGTCTCCCTAACATGTGGACAGCATAGCTCTTCACAAGTGAGGCCCCATCATCACCCCTTCTGACAGGATTCTTCCCACTATATTGCTTCTGGTGCtgataaaaattttcattgaaCAGTAATCCTCGCCCACAGGGGTCACATGTGTACCGTTTCTGTGCAGGGCATGATCCCTGGTGTTCAGCCAGGTGCAAACTGTCTTTCAAGAGTGGGTCACATATCTCACACGGCTGGGCTTTCTGGATAAATGGACATGACTCAGGAGTCCTGACCTCTGACACTCCTTCTATAAAAACGCTCTGCTCAGAAGGGGACTCCTCATTGTCTGATTCACACCAACAACCTGAAAGCAAAGAAATGCTAGTGAAGTACATGTTGACTTTGGTGGGAAGCAGCAACTCCatcacatatgtatgtgtgaCACACCAATGAATGAGTCCACTGGCTTTTGGCAGGATGAGGGAGCCAGGATCAGGAAGGGCCCACTGTCGGTCTTGGGCCTCTAAAGGTCACAGTACGAAGGAACTCTAACGATGGGTAAAGACACAATGATGTTGGACAGTACTGGAAGTAGAGGCGAGGTCTCCAATTCACTCCTCTACAAAAGCGTTTCAGCAGGGCCTCGGCTGCTTGTGTCAGGTGAGCTTTGTGCAGAAAGCTGTGTCCAGGCCCAGGAAAATCTGATTGCAAGTAAGTAGCTGGTTCTTAAGGACTACGTACGGATACGTGCACAACTCATGACACATTATAGTAGCCAATGTTGCAGAGCACTGCGGACGGAGAAGAGGAGAATGAGTGAGAGACATGGAGGCCAGAGAGGTGGGGAAACAGCCAAGGGatggaagacagaagagaaacGTCAAGTGCCGAGaatggggaaggaaagggagaagtgaGGTACTGCTATGTGCCTTGGCAAGAAAACACTGGTGAACACAAAGCAGGTTGACGGTACGATGTGAACCCAGCCCTAAGATGGCTCTCTTTCAGCTCCCATGCGGCAGGGCCAGGCCCTCTCTGGCCTCTCTCACTGTGGCTGGAGTCAGGGCTCCCTGTCAGGCACCCGAGGCTTCCTGTCCCTCTCCACCTGGGCAACTACATGTGATCAGGAAGATGGAAGTTGTAAAGAAATCATAGGGCAGATGGGTGGCCCAGATAGACCCATTccacagagaagaagagaaaatgtttttaaaaaaggagagagagaaaaacctgaaGGAGGATTTGGCGGGACATCCCTGTGTCTGCCACAAGCAGTGACCATGTCAGTACCTACAATTCCTGGCATAGTCATGCCCCAGGAAATCTCAGCCAGAGGATAGGGGCAGAACATGGACGCAGAGGCATCATGGATCTGGAAGTGCCCAAGCCAGGCAGAATCTGTGAAGCAGACTGAAAGAGCCCTGAACTCCTAACCCGATCCTGAAAGGCTTTGGGCATAGGTGTCGGGACTGCTCAGCGAGGGAGGGGACACCACACACGGCCCAGCCTCGGCACCCACAGCACCTACTCTGGGaaccaaagaaaggaaggagaagagtcACTGATCTGGCTGGACTGAAAGAGCTGCCCCAAGGGAAGTGGGGAAAAAGCAAACCCCAAGGACACTGGAGCGGGCATGGGGGCCTGTGGAAGGCAGCTTCTCCGATGGCCCCCAAGAATGCCTACCTCCCAGTATTCCCGCCTGTGTAGGCCGTTTCCCTTGACTGTAGGCGGGACTGATTGACCCATTTCTAAGGAACAGAATAGGGCAAAAATGATGAGATCATTTTCTCCAGGTCAGGTTACAAAAAGACCAGCTATCATCCTGGACATTCTCGTTTGCTCCCTTGCTCAGAAAAGGCACCTTACATGTTATGAGGTGCACTACAGAAAGGCCACCATGACAAGGAACCAAGGGAGGCCTCTAaccaacagccagtgaggaactaACGCTCACAGGTCAACAAGCCGCAAGAAACTACATCTTGGAAACACAAAACATGAGTGAGTTTGTAAGTGGATTCTTCCTGAGAATGGCCTTCAGATGAGAACACAGGTTTGGCTGACAGCTTGACTgaaacctcatgagagaccctgagccaaaaGCACCCAGGTAAGCTGTGACGAGCGAGGTTCCTGATGCACTGAAACTTATATAAcgcattttaattgttttaagtcactaactTTTGGAGTAATTTGCCATGTAccaatagataactgaaacagGGACTTACCCAACGAGGCCACAAGTGCAaagttctccagcatcacgtcACGGTACAGGAGTCTCTGAGCTTCCTCAAGGACCTCCCACTCCTCCCGGGAGAAGTACACGAACACATCCTCGAAGGTCACACAGCCCTGCCACGATGGGGACAATTGAGCCCACAGACAACAGGACTCCCCAGTCTACCCATTAACCTACCCACCCCCTGgtcctccccagcctcccaaTTCAGAGGCGATACTAGGCCTTGACACCACTATTGCCTGCTCGCTCCTGTCCCTCTGATCGCTGTGTGCAGCCCAGAGCAGAACCAGGCAGGTCGGCAGAAATATATTATATAAGCTATGGGTCTTGCATGAAGGGCACCAAACACTCTCCTGCTGGCATCCTCAAGAACATGCCACCCAGAAACAACTTTAAGGCCATCAGGTCACACTCCTCCCAACATGTATCACTCTGAACCACACTTTCCTCATATCTGGGACCACACTCCATTAACACTGACAACCTTCTGACGCACACCATATGCACCTCCAAGGCAACCCCCACTCCTGAAGCCACTCTGCATACAGTATCCAGGAAGTACTCATGTCTTTATGACAGGCACCACTGCCACCCAAGTGCCTGAGCAAGATGCCAAGTCCTCAGGGCCCAGTTTCCACTTTCTTTGCCACCATCAACACTTATGTGGACTATTGCAGTAAGCTCCTCCCTCATACCCACACTCCATTCTCAATTagacagcagccagagggagcctGTTAAGATCCGATTAAGAGCATGTCTCTTCTGCTCCAAATCTTCAATGTCTTTCAACACCCTCAGAATAGAAGCCCAGCTCCTCAGCCTGCCATTCTTGTCTGACTCCTGGCCCTTTTCCCAACAGACATAATGAAAACCTGTGGTTCCTTGAGGACTCCCAACTCAATCTTACCTCCAAgcatttgcacatgctgttcctgggTATAATACACCCTTGCAGTCCTCATCCCATTAGCTACCAGAAGCAGGAACCTCTTCATTTAACTGTTGGCTTAGATTCAGGATACTGGGCTAGAAAGGACCCCTTCTTTAAGGGCCCCAGACTCATAGTGCAGGGGGAGGGACAGGTGAAGAGTCCCAGAATCTCACTATGTCTCATCAGAAAATCTCCAACGACCCTAgtttaaaaacatatacaaaatcCATACACCTCTCTAACCCCCACTGCCACCACTCTGGTCCACCCACCATCAACACTCACCTGGACTATTGCAGTAGACTCCATCCTGgtctccctgcccaccctcagGCTTCCCCAATCTTTCCACTCTGCTACAAGAGGAAGCCTGTTAACACCGATGTCAGATCACCTCCCTTCTCTGTTACAAACCTTCCATAGCTCCCGCCACCACCAGAAAAGAGGCCCAGCTCCTCAGGCTGCCATTCCAGGCCTGATCCCTGACTGCCTGCTCTCTATCCTCACCAAACATAACAGAGACCCGCGGTTTCCTGAACACTCCTAATTCATTCTCACCTCCAAGTGTTTGTACCAGTTGGCTCCTGGGCCTTGGAAACCATTTCACGCCTCACCCCATCAACACTGGGAATGGGAACCTCGCTACATATCCACCGTCAAGGACCGCCCTTCACCGCCTTTATACTCAAGAGAAGGGAGCGATGAAGGCGAAGTGTTGAAAGCCCTAGAACACACCATCCCCTACACCTGAGGCGGTGAGGGCTTGAGGGACCCTCCACTCACCTGAGCCCGGTCCATAAGCGCCGCGGCCGCCATCGGATCCTCTGAGCAGAATCGGGTCGTGAAGCTGGCGACTGGAGCGGGCTCTGCGGGAGCAGCCGAACCCCCACCCCACACTGGGCGGAGTGGCCTCGGGACGACTGTCGCACTCCGGGCCCCAGGCTCCCCCTTGTAATAAGGCGCTCAGGCTCAGGGTGCCGCCTCCGGGAGCGGACAAGGACGGAGGGCGGGTGCGAAGGCCTCGGGAAGAGCGCAGCCCCGACTGACACCTCCGCGCAAGGCGGCCCGTCCCACGACGGGGACCATGGAGCCTAACAACGACGCGGAGGGAGGTCCTATCCTTTCTACTGTCCTTCCCTGTTCGATTCCGAAGAGCCGCAAGGAAGGCGGACCCCAGCCAGGCCTCCCAACCTCCACAGCCACTCTAGACAACCCCGACGCAAGCAGAAGACGTCACGGCCGCGACGCCGGAAGTCCCGCCCCTGCCGGCAAGGGCGGCAGGAAACGCCCATCTACCGGACTGTCATTGGCGCAGCACGGATGCGCCGGGCACAGACTTCTGGGTAAAGGAGTTTGTGTCCTCCATCCAACCAGATAAGGGTCCCCTTTCCGGCTCTCCCCGACAGCGGTGCGGAGTTAGGTGGAGGGAGGAAGGTCGGCGAAAAATTTGGTCGCGGAGGGCCAGAGCTCCTCTTAAAGGCGACGCGCCCAGATTCCCGTGGTCACCTGTGACAACGCCGCGTCCTCCGCCGTCTCCAGCAGGTGGAGCATTCTTTCATGCTGGGAGAACTGCTTCACCTCTCTTGAGTTTTGGGGACTGAGATTTAAATTGAACgatgaagggaattccctggcggtccagtggttaggactccacgcttccagttagggggcgcgggtttgacccctggtcgggggaactaagatcccgcaagccgcgcgggccggccaaaaaaaaaaattgaacaattaATATCCCTCTCTCCTGCGGTCTTCGGGTAGTAACATATGGTCCTCCTATTCCTTGCCACCCAAAATTGGGTCAGCAGCACTTGTGAACTTACTGAAAATGCAAGTTCTCGGATCCAACCTACACCTTCCGACACAGAAACCCCCCAGAGGTGGGAGCTCTTATTAAAAGTCAtgaccacctccctcccccaaagtACGACAACTAAAATGGGAAAATACTACAACCTACCTCATAGGAATTGAGATGAAACATGCTTAGCACAAGGCCTGGTGCTAAATACACAcaagctattattgttattattcatcATCTCCACAAGGTTCTCACATATACAGCTATAGGAGTATGTCAGAGGCCCCTCTTTGCAGAATCACTGATTacgttttttaaaatagaaaatacaatcaCTCCCTGAGTCAGCAAGTAGCGTTACAGATAATGGTAAAAATTTTGCATAGAGCACACCTGTATACCTGTAGgttcattctacttttttttttaaacattagatgaaggaaattttcaaaaactACAAGTAAGTCTGTTGTCAAAGGGATGCATTTTTACAGACCATATGATTGAAAACGTAGAACTATCAAGACTAATTGCTCTTAGGCTTAAGTGGGCAGTGGGTTAACACAGTTTCATATCATGGTATACTTCACAAGATGACATCATAGTTCATGTCTAATTCACAAGAACAAAGACTCAAActcctcctgccttcccctctcccagGGCAGGCAGACCCAGGTACAAATGTATGATCATGACATGGTCCAGTCTGATATCTAGTGGCTCAAGGTCACCAGGTCTGGTCCTCCTTCTCTTCAGCTCCCAAAGGAGCAATAATTCGTGGGGAGGTGTGAAAACTGGAAACAGTGAGGCCCAAAGAGGCAACCCCAGGAAGGAGCATAAATGAGAAGATAAACTGAAGACACATTATTCACAATCACTCCTGCCCATTTCCATTGGCCAAAATTTATTTGCATGGTCCCAAATTAAGTAAGGGAAGCTGGGACATGACTGTCCTCTTAGGTGCCCAGAAGGAGAAAACAGTATTGGTGAACAACTAGCCAGTTTCTAGCACAATCCATTGATTTGATCACCAGACACCCattttttattcatcttctaCATTCTACACTCTTACACCCTCATTCATGTGACCAGATCATAATTTGTTTAAGCATGTTCCCATTTATGGTTGAGTGAGTTGTTTCAACCTCTTGGCTGTtatcaa from Balaenoptera musculus isolate JJ_BM4_2016_0621 chromosome 19, mBalMus1.pri.v3, whole genome shotgun sequence includes:
- the LOC118885876 gene encoding zinc finger protein 304-like, whose amino-acid sequence is MAAAALMDRAQGCVTFEDVFVYFSREEWEVLEEAQRLLYRDVMLENFALVASLGCWCESDNEESPSEQSVFIEGVSEVRTPESCPFIQKAQPCEICDPLLKDSLHLAEHQGSCPAQKRYTCDPCGRGLLFNENFYQHQKQYSGKNPVRRGDDGASLVKSYAVHMLGRPFTCREEGMDLPDSSGLLQYQSTYNGMSPCRRAEFMEPFPQSSRLGRHQGDHDELMLLNCSDNGKAFLNTFTLLDNQITQAELRAFRCLPCGNLSKEKSVLIHHTKIHGVETSHVCRECGKAFIHLSHLKTHQKFHNGKRQYTCSECGKAFSRKDTLVQHQRVHTGERSYDCSECGKAYSRSSHLVQHQRIHTGERPYKCSECGKAFSRKDTLVQHQRFHTGERPYECSECGKFFSQSSHLIEHWRIHTGARPYECIECGKFFSHNSSLIKHRRVHTGARSYVCGKCGKAFGCKDTLVQHQIIHTGARPYECSECGKAFSRKDTLVQHRKIHTGERPYECGECGKFFSHSSNLIVHQRIHTGAKPYECSECGKCFSHNSSLILHQRVHSGARPYVCSECGKAYISSSHLVQHKKVHTGARPYECSECGKFFSRNSSLILHQRVHTGEKPYVCSECGKAYSRSSHLVRHQKVHTGEGPHECNSFDGPLAASVTLV